In Aegilops tauschii subsp. strangulata cultivar AL8/78 chromosome 3, Aet v6.0, whole genome shotgun sequence, one genomic interval encodes:
- the LOC109761776 gene encoding alpha-amylase/subtilisin inhibitor-like — protein MEHFCFLVILSLSGLAVALQLTTPCNAAQAQPPPVYDIDGHELTGNNMYTIMAADRNLSDHCISVGSFRSEECHKHATLTPCKQFGGMRGVHVSIKPAEASDGSSKEASIRLSTDVVIEFKGVVTWCKHHLRWYVHGENTNQTHVSASCFRGMNGCQPSAGTCMEQSFLFRVERHGTGYKLTSCFNAPCRDLVLFDYAGQRWLTVKKDGREPLVVVFKKFPLASLPPASAPQLG, from the coding sequence ATGGAGCACTTTTGTTTCTTGGTCATCCTCTCACTCTCTGGCTTGGCTGTGGCCTTGCAGCTGACCACTCCGTGCAACGCTGCGCAAGCTCAGCCACCACCAGTCTACGACATAGATGGCCACGAGCTAACAGGTAACAACATGTACACCATCATGGCAGCAGATCGCAATCTGAGCGACCATTGTATCTCCGTTGGCTCATTTCGGAGTGAGGAATGTCATAAGCATGCGACCCTGACACCGTGCAAGCAATTTGGCGGGATGAGAGGCGTGCATGTGTCGATCAAGCCGGCGGAGGCGAGCGATGGCTCTAGCAAGGAGGCGTCAATCCGCCTCTCGACCGATGTCGTGATCGAATTTAAAGGCGTGGTCACCTGGTGCAAGCACCATCTCCGGTGGTACGTCCATGGAGAGAACACGAACCAGACGCATGTGTCCGCCAGCTGCTTCAGAGGGATGAACGGATGCCAACCGTCGGCAGGCACATGCATGGAACAAAGTTTCCTATTCCGCGTCGAGAGGCATGGCACCGGGTACAAGCTGACATCGTGCTTCAATGCGCCATGCCGCGATCTTGTGTTGTTCGACTACGCCGGCCAAAGGTGGCTGACCGTAAAGAAAGATGGGCGTGAGCCTCTGGTGGTCGTGTTCAAGAAGTTCCCTCTTGCTAGCTTGCCACCTGCGAGTGCTCCCCAACTAGGCTAG